From Stigmatopora argus isolate UIUO_Sarg chromosome 14, RoL_Sarg_1.0, whole genome shotgun sequence, the proteins below share one genomic window:
- the emp1b gene encoding epithelial membrane protein 2, whose product MLILLAAIFALHIIGIILLLVATIDNAWWVTDTISTDVWARWIYVNKAWNYTDLPTGSHYPEDYLQAVQATTVLACIFSILGIFVFVAQLFTLKKGQRFTISGIFQALACLSIMIAASIYTDQFHLNESVGSYGHCYILAWISFALTFISAITYFVLRKKTA is encoded by the exons ATGCTGATACTCCTCGCCGCCATCTTTGCTCTGCACATCATTGGCATTATTCTGCTCCTAGTCGCTACCATCGACAAT GCTTGGTGGGTAACTGATACAATATCCACTGACGTGTGGGCCAGGTGGATATATGTGAACAAAGCATGGAACTACACTGATCTTCCAACAGGTTCACACTACCCAGAGG ACTACCTCCAGGCGGTGCAAGCTACTACAGTGTTGGCCTGTATATTCTCCATCCTAGGAATCTTTGTGTTTGTAGCTCAGctcttcactttaaaaaaaggacagagaTTTACCATCTCAGGCATTTTCCAAGCGCTGGCCT GTCTCTCCATTATGATTGCAGCCTCCATCTACACAGATCAATTCCATCTAAATGAGAGTGTTGGTTCCTATGGTCACTGCTATATCCTCGCATGGATCTCGTTCGCGCTCACATTCATCTCTGCTATTACTTACTTTGTGCTACGCAAGAAGACTGCATGA